GTTGCACGCGCTTTTCAGTCGGATGCGGCAGCATCTTCAGCGCGTCGCTCATCCAGGCGTAGGACAGGCAGATCACCCCCGGCTTGTCGTCGCCGTTGTCGAACAGGTAGGTGCCGCGGGTCAGCCGGTCGGTGAGGGTCATGCTCATCAGGTCGCGGCCGGTTTCCGGGTCCTTGTCCTTCCAGAACGGCCGGTCGACCATCACGAAAGTCTTCGACGATTGCATGTAGCGGGTGCGGTCCAGGGCCATCCACATTTTCTGCGAGAACAGCGATTCCTCGCAGTCGATCTGGGTGGTCAGCAGCCAGCTCTGGCAGGTGGTGAGCACCGCCGCATAGTGGCGGGTGTCGCCATAGTTGTCGGTGACTGCCAGGCGGCCATCGGCGGCGCGGGCGATGCGCTTGACCCCGGCGCGCGGCGCGCCGCTGTGCAGGGTCTTGAGGCTGGTGCCGGCCGGCCAGTGGGCGCAGCGCTCCGGTACATGGCGCCAGATGCCTTGCGGTACCTGCTCGACACCGCCCACCACCAGGTGCTGGTGATCATCGCAGTTGGTCATCACCACGCGGAAGATTTCCAGCATCGAGTTGGGGAAGTCGGAGTCCCAGCCGCCGGTACCGAAGCCCACCTGGCCGAACACTTCGCGGTGCTGGAAGCTCAGCTTGGCGAACGAGCGCGAGGTGGCGACGAAGTCGTAGAAGGTGCGGTCGTCCCACAGCGGCACCAGCTTGTTCCACAGGTCTTTCAGGCGCGGCACGTCGCGGTCGCGGATGGCCTGCTGGATATCGCCGAACTGTGCGCCGCTCTCCAGGGCGTCGGCCCAGGCGTCGGCCACTTCGTGGAACAGCTGCGGCAGGTCGGCGGATTTCTCGGCGTAGTAGGTCTGGCCTTCCAGGTCGATCACCGTGCTGCCCGAGGCCGGGGTGAGCGGGTTGGGGAAGGGCTTGGTCTCAAGGCCCAGCTTGTCGACGTAGTGGTAGAACGCCGTGGACGAGACCGGGAAGCGCATGCCGCCCAGTTCGGCGACGATGCCGTCGGTGCCGTTGAAGGCCTGCGAGCGCAGCCGGCCGCCCAGCTTGGAGGCCTCGTACACCACGGGCTTGAGGCCCAGCTTCATCAGTTCGTAGGCCGCCACCAGCCCGGCGATGCCACCACCGACGATCGCCACTTCCTCGCCATGCCGTTCCTTGGGGATGCTGCCCAGGCCGGCCAGGTGTTCCAGCCAGTCATCGAAGGCGAAAGGGAAGTCCGGGCCGAAGATGGTGATGGGTTTCTTGCCGTCGGCGGGGTGGCGGTTTTTCTTGTTCATTGGGTGACCTTGCCAGGGAGGCTGCGCAGGGGGCGGAGCCTGAGTATAGGAAATGACTGGTGGCCATTTTATGAAGCGGGGCGGTCGTAATTAAGATGCAGAGTGGTGTCGTTATGCAGCTTGTTTCGTCTAAATGACATCATCATTTTCAAGAATGACGAACTATCGCAGCGTAGACAGATGCTCGACGGTTTCCGGGTACTTTTGCACCAGTCGGATAAGGGCCACGGCCTGGGCGTTGGGCTTGGAGCGCCCCTGTTCCCAGTTTTCCAAGGTGCGAACGTTGGTACGCAAGTAAGCGGCGAACACCGCGCGCGACATGTTGAGCTGCTGGCGTAGGTCGGTAAGCTCGTTCGGGGCCAAGGGGGCCAGCTCCTCGAAGGCGACCTTGTGCGAACGCAAGGTCAGCTTGCCGGTACGTTCCTCGGCCAGGGCGTCGAAGCCTTCGGTGAGCTCAGTGAAGATGTTGCGTGGCATGGGTTTTTCCTTGCTCTTAAAAGCAAAGGATATTGCCACCCTATACGTTAAATACGTACAGAATTACTAGGTCAAGATATTGCGCGGACAGCCCATCGGGCTGCGCTGCCATGCAGAGAAAAGCAATCACAAGGGCAGCACAGTTCCTGTAGGAGAGGGCTTGACCCGCGAACACCGGCGGAGCCGGTGCCATACACTGTGGCGTCTGCTTCGTGGGCAAGCCCACTCCCATAGATTCGGTTTGGTCCTACAGAGGTAATTGTTAACAGGACCTATCCTACAGGCCTTGTCGTCTCGGTCCGGCTTCCAAGGTATTTATTCGCAGTTAACTTTTTCCGGTCGCCGCACATTCGGTGACCGGGCGTGAGAACCCGGCGATTTACTTGGAGGCATGCTGTTATGGCAGCTGTGCGCGGGCAGGCTTTGCCTGGCCGGAATGTAGCCTCCAACTTCGCCGGTTCTCACCCCGCGCATGGCTGCCACCCATTCCCGTGAGAAGGTTGTGTGGTGGCCTCCTTGAGCCGGTAATGGAGGCAATACCCATGAAAAAGATCGTCCCTGACCCACCCCTGAAGCTGAACCCCACCACCGAGCAGTCCTTCTGCACCTGCCAGTCCAGCCACCCGCCGATCTTCACCGTGCGCCCCGGCGTCGACGCCGCCGACGCTTTGGTCCATGCCAGCATGCTGGCCCGCGCCATCCAGGAGATCGCCGACAACTACGCCCTGCATCACGCCCCCGAAGCTAACCGGGCGATGATCTGGTCGATCCTGCATTCGGCGGAAACGCTCAGGGCATTGCTGGAGGGATTGCTCGACGCCATGGAGGCCTGACGGCAAGACGCGGGGCAGTCAGCCTGGCTGCCCCCGGTCCACCTTGC
This genomic stretch from Pseudomonas entomophila L48 harbors:
- a CDS encoding DUF3077 domain-containing protein; translation: MKKIVPDPPLKLNPTTEQSFCTCQSSHPPIFTVRPGVDAADALVHASMLARAIQEIADNYALHHAPEANRAMIWSILHSAETLRALLEGLLDAMEA
- a CDS encoding helix-turn-helix domain-containing protein; this encodes MPRNIFTELTEGFDALAEERTGKLTLRSHKVAFEELAPLAPNELTDLRQQLNMSRAVFAAYLRTNVRTLENWEQGRSKPNAQAVALIRLVQKYPETVEHLSTLR
- a CDS encoding flavin monoamine oxidase family protein; its protein translation is MNKKNRHPADGKKPITIFGPDFPFAFDDWLEHLAGLGSIPKERHGEEVAIVGGGIAGLVAAYELMKLGLKPVVYEASKLGGRLRSQAFNGTDGIVAELGGMRFPVSSTAFYHYVDKLGLETKPFPNPLTPASGSTVIDLEGQTYYAEKSADLPQLFHEVADAWADALESGAQFGDIQQAIRDRDVPRLKDLWNKLVPLWDDRTFYDFVATSRSFAKLSFQHREVFGQVGFGTGGWDSDFPNSMLEIFRVVMTNCDDHQHLVVGGVEQVPQGIWRHVPERCAHWPAGTSLKTLHSGAPRAGVKRIARAADGRLAVTDNYGDTRHYAAVLTTCQSWLLTTQIDCEESLFSQKMWMALDRTRYMQSSKTFVMVDRPFWKDKDPETGRDLMSMTLTDRLTRGTYLFDNGDDKPGVICLSYAWMSDALKMLPHPTEKRVQLALDALKKIYPKTDIAGHIIGDPITISWEADPHFLGAFKGALPGHYRYNQRMYAHFMQQDMPAEQRGIFIAGDDVSWTPAWVEGAVQTSLNAVWGIMNHFGGQTHPDNPGPGDVFHEIGPIALAD